In Chiroxiphia lanceolata isolate bChiLan1 chromosome 11, bChiLan1.pri, whole genome shotgun sequence, the genomic window GCAGAACCcttgcgggggggggggggagggagggattaAAAATAGTTCTCTGGTGTAGTACAGAGACATACTTCTCTGCAGCTTCCCCCATGCAAGAGAACAGTGAGTAGAGGTGCTGTTTCTGTGTCAAAAGTGCACTTAGCTGCATTTTAGGgcactttttctgcttttcagggCAGAAGGTTCTTCCAGTATTTGGGTTTGCCTGTCTTCTGCTCAGTCTGGTCACTGTGGTGAGCCCACTGTCATGTGTGCCCTAATGGAGACCTGATCTATCCAGATCACCTTGTCCATGGTGGGTGTTTTAGCTGAAGGTCCTGTAATACAGTGGAGAAGTGAATGCTCTGCTTATCAGCCGCAGCACCCAGAACTGGCCTGCAGTGCTTCAGCTTCAAATAGGCCTTTGTGTGGAACACCTGCTTACTCTTTTGCTGTCTACTGGGTCAGGGGAGCAGCAGTAGGTGCCTCACTGTTTAGCTCTGCTCAGTCCTTGCTCACCCActgatttgtgttttcttggcATGGTGTTGAATATTCCTGGCAGAGGACACAAGGCAAGAGGTGCAGTCCAACAGCCTCGCTTCAGCATTCAGCTGgcttctagtggaaggtgcagATGGCAGCCTGATAGATGTAGGACCAGAGAATTCCTGGTCAAACATCCCAGTTCTTCCAATCTCTTTAAATATGTTAGGATTGTGACTTGAACTGATAAGGGTATGCTGCTGCTTAGGAAGCTCCATGGAGGTAAGATTCCCCCCAAGGCTGGATGGTTTCTAAAACTGTGCATGAGCAACCTACAGTGTTCCTCCTGCAAGGCCTACTTCTGTTAAAGGGTAGCTAATCTAAGGTCTGGTCAATGCAAGCTCCTACTGTTCTTTGCTTGTACCAACCTGATTAATATTAAAATGCCTGCATTGTGACTTGACACATGTAAAAATCTCTAAGGAATCCTTAACCATCCATTTCTGCTTTGAGTTAAAGCAGCTGTCTTAATATAGCAAGTAAAAGGACAGTTGCAATGTACTCTGAAGAAACAAGGGAAACCTAATTAGACTTGGCATAGGCTTTATTTGCTCTTGCATCTGTGATGCTGTAGCACTATGAAGCTTCATAGGACAGTTTTTTTGACTCTTCCTTTCCTATCAGGTAAGACAGTGACACTTGCAGGTCAGGTGTTATAGGTTCTCCcttgctgctcctgcagttGAGCCTTACAAAGGTTATAACAGAACTGCAGAAGAGAGTGTGCTGTACCAGCTTAATTTCATGAGGGTCAGCATATTATTAATGGCTTGTTTGCTTAGAGGATCGGCATTAAAAGTCAAGTGGAAGGACTCCTCTCCTGTACTGGAGACAGCTGTGTCATTCCTTTGGCACCAGTtaggccaggaggaggaatgaTGCTGACTAGTCTCCTGGCCGATGTGAAGTGTCTGGTGGCTCCTGAGCAGAGCTAGCTGggtgtgctgctggcaggctGTGGTGAGAGCAGTCATGCAGGTGATCTCGCTGTGGGAGACTTCACACAGTGTAAAACACAACTGATGTCTTGGATCAATCTTAACAAACAGGTTTTTCTTCATGGTACCTCTGAAAAAGGAAGTGTTTGTTCAGAAATGCTCCTGGGACTGGATGAGAGTCCCGTGTGAGCTCACACACTGCCCTCTGAAGGGCGTGTGTGCCTCTGACAGGGTGCTGCTCCGGAATAATTATATCAAATACCATAAAGACAGACAAGCTGCATTATATAGTGCAAAGTAGTCTTAGTGCTGAGTCAGTGGGATCCCAACTCAAGCCAAGCTCCTTCTTTGCAGGAGCATGGGGGAAACCCTGCACAGCCAGCATCTCAGCTTACCTCAGTAAATTATCTCGGTAATTTAGTGTTTCTTGCAGGTATGACTGGGGAAACTCCTCATCTGAACTAACTGCTCCTTCAGGTATTCAAACCTGCTTCTTCTGTGAGCTAAAACTGTATTCTTCTTGGTCTTCCATAGCTGATTTTGTACTAGAAAGGTTCATCAGAAATGAGATCTGTGTAGCTTAGAACATGTATGTGGGTTTCATTTCTGGGACACAGGCAGTAGTGACTAATGCCATGTAATGTGAGAAAAACAGCCTGTGTTAACAAGAGAATATCATAAATTGCCTCTGACTTCACGTGAGCAAATCTGAGTACTGAACCTGTCTCAGGGTTTGTTGGTTGCACCTTATTCTATAGACACAGCAACTGTAACCAGGATTGACTGAGGTATTTCTGAGCTTGCTTAAACTGTAACGTGTGGAAACATTCTCTGCCACAAAGATGTTGTGTTTGCTGTTGGCTTAGTATGAACTGAAGTCATCTAAGTCTTTTGCATCATGTTAAGACTGTAGTAAGACTTCAATTACAGGACTTTCAGAGAGCACTGGTGTCTTGCACTTAGAGTACCTCAGTTTGTTAAAAACACTTGTGTCTGTAAGCAAACATTGGAGGAGACATATCCTGCCCTTGGAGTGGTTTGACCCTTTAGGTTGCTTCATAAGAAACCCTTGTTAAGGTAAGGAGGGTGTATTCAATCCATCTAAACTGAGGGCCTCACTAGGACCAGTCAGATGTCTGTTCAGCACAGACAAACAGCTGCTTTGAAGCTGCTGTTGGAGACCTGCTCAGCCACACAGAGCATGGTGAGGATGAGGGAACtagcagagatgctgctgtaAAGAGCAGCTCTACTGCTTTCACTTAGAGGGGTCTCCTTCTATAGGAAGGCTCCAGGAGCTCAAACACTGGTACTTTCTCCAGGACCTGGAGATGTGTTCTCTTCTTGTATTAGGTCTTCTTATACCTTCAATGAGAAGATTAATAAGAGGGCTTGGCCCATCAACTGGCTGAGTTTCAAGGCAGCATCAGTCAAGCCTAGTAGAACAGGGGTGTAAAACTGGGCAATGTCCACTGCTGGCCCCTGATGGGGCTGGAATTCCTCACTGTCATATGGCCCAAACCAAATACCAAGCTGAGGCAGCTCCTTCTGTGCTCTGGCTCACATCCGTTGCATCACCTGGATGGAAGCTGTGTCTCACCTGACCGGTGCTGGTGAGGCAGTGACAGCCCTTCACTGCTGGGCAGCCCATCAGCTATGACAGGGAGGCAGAGTCAGCTCTGACTCAGACCGACTTCCTATGTCTGCAGGTGGCTGCTCAGCTGAGTTGCTTCCAAGGTAATGAGTCCTGACAGAGcagttttccctccctcctcgGTGGGACTTCAGGCTGTGTTGAACTTGGGTGATAAGCATCCAGTGAGATTTAGTGTTGCAATTTAGGGCTCTGCAAATCTCTCCCTAAGCAAGAGAACTAATGCTAGCTGGTCCAAAGCTGCTTTGACTACCAGGAGGCAGCGAGCTGCAGTAGCCAGTGGCAAGTGATACTGAAAACACTCTGAAGAAAATAGAAGCAGTGCCCAGGAGCATGCTGGGTTCTGGCACAGGCACTTGAGGGTGAgttgttttcctctgtcctgAGGAAATCAGGTGACTCACACTGGATCTGAACCTATACAGATGTTTTTCATGACAGTTCAGTGTACACAGCTGTCTTTAGGCTGCTTCAAAGCTCTGCTCACTCCTTGCTCCACCTGGGCTGATTGTGCTGCAGAAGTCTCTGGCTTGGCTGGCACAAATGTCGCTTGTGTTATGTGCTTTGCAGACACAGGAGGTGCAGGCTGCTTGAAGGAGCTTCTGTGGTCTGTTCTCCCCCGGCTGTAGGGGAGACAAGACAGAGCGTGGATCTTGGCAAGAGCAGAAGGAGGACTAAATGTTGGTGTTGTTGACAATTTTCAGCTGATTCTGTCTTGGCTTGTATTGCTGGGCTGCCAGTTGGATCAGTGAGCAATGCAGTCCCTTGGAAAAGAGAGGTGTTTACACTTGGAGAAACTATCCTGTACAGACTCTCTGGTATCTGTTAACACCCATCTAAGGGTAGCATGAGCCCTGTGGGTGACCTGTCACTGCCACTCCCTCAACAGCCCCTGGCTGTTATGTCCTCAGCAGTGTTTCCCATCTAGATATATTACCAGATGCATGAGGGCTACAAGGATGTCATGAGGTTATGCAGGGAGAAAGCCAAAAGTGCAAAAACCGAACTAGAACTTAATCTGGCTACTGCTGTACAAGAcaataaaaagtatttctgtacaTTAGCAACAAAAGGAGAGCTAAGGGGAATCCCCATACTTTATTAGATGTGGAGGGCAACAgtgacaaaggatgaggaaaagccTGCTGTATGTCATAGACATCTTGAATcttggggtcagttttgggctACTCACTGCAAATCATGCATTGAGGTGCTGAGtgctgtccagagaagggcaacagagctggggaaggggctggagcacagatTTGACAAGGAGCACCTGAGGGAATTGAGgttgtttagtctagagaaaaggaggctcaggggggaccttatgGCTCTACAACTCCTTGAAAAGAGATTGTAGCCGGGTGGGAGTCGATCTCTTCTTCCAGTTAACAAGTTGAcgggacaagaggaaatggcctcatgTTGctccaggggagatttagattggacatgagggaaaatttcttcaccaaaagcactgtcaagcactgaaacaggctgtccagggcagtggtggaatcactgttCCTGGGGGTGCTTAAAAGCTctgtagatgtggcactgagggacatgggttagtggtggcttGACGGGTtagtgctgggttaacggtTGGGGttaatgatcttagaggtcttttccaacctaaatgattctgtgactgtgaggTGAGTGCAGTCCAATAAGGTGTAGTTGTAAGTGCACCACTACTACAGTGGCTGCAGGAGTGCTCCTTCAGCTTCTGCAACTTTCATGGATAGCAAAAGCTAAACCAGTTCATGTTTTTTAACCCTCAAAGCTTGAGATGATTAAGATCTTTTTCAACTGGGCTGCATCTAGTAAGAGGCTTTTACAGCTTGGAGCATGTTACCTCCTGTAATAGTGGGCTGAAGTGGGTGCAGTTCCTCAGCAGATTAGGCTGTTGTGTATCCCAGGAAGCACATAGGACCCAGCTGCTTAGAAGACACAAATTCCCTGTTGTAGAAGTGAAGGCTTCTTTAGTTGTGAAAGTCAGGAATAGCTCTCGAAGAGTTATGTGGAGGAGTTGTGTGGTGCAGTGAATGTGGTGTAGCAGGATGGGAATTTTAGGGTAATCAAGTCCCCACATAAGGGCTCAATACCTGAAGCCTGTTGTCAAGGGTTTTTGAAGTCAAATAGCACATCTGTCAGCATCTTCTGGCTCCTCTGGGAAAGCCAAGGAGTCCTTGTGTTGTGGACCAGGTCACCACCAAACCAGAGTCTGTGATCTGATCAAGGCTGAGCACCTAAGAGTGGCTTGTCCCACCCTCTTCCTAGAGGTGTGGAATAGGAAAGGTGTGCTCAGCCACTTATGGCAAGACCTGGAACTTGCTCTCACTGTGCTAAAGCATATCCAGAAGTGTATTCAGGCCTGCTGCAGCTGATGTACTTGTAGCTGCTTCAGTGCCCTGAAGGAGACCTGGGAGCAAGTAAGTGTGGAACTCTGGAGCTCAGCTCTCTTGCTCATTGGATAGACCATTAGTGGCCTGTTTGGAGCCACCTGCCTGTAAAGTGGACTGGAATCATGGCAGGGTACAACTGAACAAACAACTCATCTCACAGAGCAGTAGGCAGAATGTTGAGGCTTGTCACTGTAACCCTGTCCTTCCATGGAAGGtggggtggcagcagccagcTTTGTGTGCCCACAGCAAAGCCACGGAGTCTGGTGGCAGTTTGCTTTGTAATTCACCTCTTCAACTGGCCTGTGTGGCTGTTGCAGCTGCTTAACCACAGCATGTCACTGGGATTCAGTACTTTCACAAAGCACAGCTACTAGACAAAGCTGTcatacttttttcttattttttactGGGAGACTAGTCAACAGCATAAAAAGGCTTGAGTGGGCATTAGACATGTCTGCTTACATCTCACTTCCTGGCCTGTGTAAGAATTAGCCTGTGTAAGGAGCTGGTATGATTTATTGCACTGCCTCCTGCAAGGCAAGGGAGATGACCTGGGCTAGTTTATCCACCAAATGGCCTGGAAATAGGATCCAGAAAGGTCTTGGCACTGTAAAGGACAAGTGTTTGGCTCATCTACCTCTTGGTATTAAATTGCCCCTACTGGTCTGACATGGCCCTACCTGTGAACTGGGCAGACACCTGGTTAGTGTAGCCTTGAATTGGAGTCTGGTTTCAGGAGTGCTGGGCCCTGCCTGTCACTGGCTCCTTGCTGGGAGTCAGGTTTCTCAGACTCCAAACTCGCTGCTTTCTTCCTTGAGGAATATCATGCTAATGGTTTCTGATGgaattgttcttcctttctaGTGTGAAAGATGACTTCTAGGAAGAAAGTGTTACTGAAAGTCATCATCCTTGGAGACTCTGGGTAAGTAGAAGAGCCTTTAAGCTGCTAATCTGTATCTGGCTAGAGCAGTGCTCTTGACTAGTGGCAGCCTGGATGCACTGTAAGAaaccagcagtgcagggaggagAGATTTTACGGCCTCAGATAGCTGTGTTACCTTACAGGTTTAAGAACTCTTTACTATCCTCTGTCCTGAATGTGTCCCTGCAGTTTAACATCTTGAAGTCCTGCCACAATATTAAATGGGGGAAATGTGATGGACCAACCATTCCAGTAGCAGAGCTGAATAGTCTTTCTGCAGGAACATGTGCTGTTGGAAAGAGTATTTCacttaactgaaaaaaaaaatatcactagTAACCAATCTTAGGTGGCTTCCTAAAATTCTGCCTCTGTCAGAGACACAGTCTATGCTGAGCCATCTGCTTTGCTTCCCTGGCCTGGCTGGAGCCTGCCCCTTGGAGTGAGAGgctttgctctgtgctgtcagcaAGGAGCCTGCTCTACTGTCACAGGTTACTTGCTGTGCAGGCTGTAACTTGATTCCTATGACATAAGGCTTATTTATACCACTGTGCCCAGCAAGCTGTTGTTCAGGGAGTGTTTCTCAGCCACGGAGAGGGCATGTGAGCCTCTAAGCTGGCTCTCTGGGGAGGATCTCCACCTCTGGGTGTCTAGCAGATGTGTATGTGAGATCTGAGATTGTTCCTCCAcctccttctgcagagctgaagaTACTGTTTCTGATGGGTTTCTCAGAGGCACAGTCTTCCAAAATTGCCTTCATGGTCATAATGCGATGCCTGCTCCTTGCCAAGGGATCAGATTAGTGGCGGGGAAACGAGGTTTCTCAAGATGTAATCCTTTGTATCCTTTGGTAGCTAATGCTCTTACTCAGCATGGTGGCTCAGCATCTATTGGTGTGAACCCTTCTTGCAGCAGTGGGTGTGTTTTCCCTGGTTGAAAGGCCAAGAGGCTGTGGAAAGCAAAGGGTGCTGGGATGTTCTGTTGAGGGTGGTTAATTCAAACGTTGTTGTAGAAACAGCCTAccaagtcttttcttttttttttgtgtgtgtgtgtttctgtacaGGGTGGGAAAGACATCACTCATGAACCAGTATGTGAACAAGAAATTCAGTAACCAGTACAAGGCTACGATAGGTGCAGACTTCCTGACAAAAGAGGTGATGGTGGATGACAGGCTAGTGACAATGCAGGTAAGGAGGgaccctgctccctgctgcaaGGGGTGCCTGGCTGCCTAGACCCCACTTGTGTAGAAGCATCTGCTCTGGTGTAGTCCAGACTGGTGTAGGACTCAGTGTACTGTGTGTGGACCTTGTTTGCACTGAACTTTCCTTGGCCATAGGTGCTTCTGGGCTTCTCTAATAATTTGTGCATGGGCTGAACAAGAGAGGGCAAAGATTAGTTTGGGCTCAGCTAAGATCAGCTTTGCCAGGCCCAGTTTTTAAAGCAGGGTTTGATACTGTAAACTAGATCTTGCTAGAAAGATTTACTTCCCTGGTGTTTAAGAActggaaaggctgggaaaggaCTCCTAAGTCAAGTCAACTGTTTGTGTTGCCCCAAGTCCTGTGGGTGTAGTGTTAACCTGCCAGCCTGCTTATGTCTCTGGTTAGGTGAAGCTTTCATCTCTCCATGGTGAGACTGCAAGGCAGCAAAAGCCCTGTTGGAGCCCAGGTGCACCCAAGCACTGCAGGCAGGTCACCTGCTCACCCTAATACCCAAGTCCTGCTTGCCCAGAACAAGGATATATCCCTGGCTGAGGCTGAACACTAAAAGGGTCAACTATCTTTAGAAGATGTTTCTGGCTCTTGAATGCTTAGTGCCTACAGAAATTCCCAAGCCTTCgggtgctgctggctggggacagTATGTGCCTGGTGGGGAGTTTTGGAATTAATGTCCTAATTGCAGACTGACTGTCAGAGTAGAGCTGGCTTATCTGCCCTCTCTTTTGCTCCAGATATGGGATACAGCAGGCCAAGAGCGGTTTCAGTCTCTGGGAGTTGCCTTCTACAGGGGAGCAGACTGCTGTGTGCTGGTGTTTGATGTCACAGCCCCCAACACATTCAAAACCCTAGACAGCTGGAGGGACGAATTCCTCATTCAGGCCAGTCCAAGGGATCCTGAGAACTTTCCTTTTGTTGTGCTGGGAAACAAGATTGACCTAGAAAACAGACAAGTGAGTACTGGGACTTAACTAACCTCCTCTTAAGAAATCGCTGAAGTGGGAGACCTTGTGGGAACGTGGGAGggctctctgggaagcaggagtGGGAGGTGCCTGAGTGTGGCTCAGATGTTGTCTGCTACTGGAGAAGGGTTTCTCCTGCCTGGAGAGGTCAGACCCCTGGACACAGCATGCTCCTGCCCAC contains:
- the RAB7A gene encoding ras-related protein Rab-7a, giving the protein MTSRKKVLLKVIILGDSGVGKTSLMNQYVNKKFSNQYKATIGADFLTKEVMVDDRLVTMQIWDTAGQERFQSLGVAFYRGADCCVLVFDVTAPNTFKTLDSWRDEFLIQASPRDPENFPFVVLGNKIDLENRQVTTKRAQAWCYSKNNIPYFETSAKEAINVEQAFQTIARNALKQETEVELYNEFPEPIKLDKTDRAKASAESCSC